CGCATGAATTCAAGACGCCGGTGTCGACCATTTCCTTAGCCTGTGAGGCGTTGAATGATAAAGACATCCAGAAATCGGACGAACTTTACCATACATATATCAACATCATCAGCGAAGAGAACAGGCGGCTGGGTCTCATGGCGGAGCGGATCCTGCAATCGGCTGCATTGGAAAAAGGCGACCTTGTGCTTCACAGGGAACTGACGGACCTGCATGAGGTACTGACGGAAGTAATCCGCAACATAGGCATCCAGATCGAGATCAAAGACGGCAAGATCGTCAAGGATTTCCAGGCTAAGAACAGTTTTGTTGAAATCGACCGCATGCATCTGGTCAACGTGGTGCAAAACCTGCTGGACAATGCCAACAAATACACCCCTGTCAGGCCGCAGATCATTGTGGCAACCAGGGATGCGGCTGACGGGCTGGTGCTTTCTTTCCAGGATAACGGCATCGGGATCAGCAAGGCCGATCAGAAAAAGATATTCGACAAGCTTTACCGGGTCCCGGAAGGCAATATTCATAATTTTAAAGGATTCGGGTTGGGTTTGAGCTATGTCAAGACAGTCGTGGAAAGCCATGGTGGCAGCATAAAGCTGGAAAGCGAGCTGAAAAAAGGGACTAAGTTCGAGGTATTCCTGCCTCATAATCATCGAAAATAATTGAATATGGAAAACAAAGAGCTGAAAGTATTACTGGCGGAAGATGACAAGAACCTGGGTGCTGTTCTGAAAGCTTACCTGGAGGCCAAAGGGTATCATACTACACTTTGTATCAATGGAAAAGAAGCCTTTGACATTTTTAACAAGAAGAAGATTGATTTTTGCATCGTTGATGTGATGATGCCGGTAAAAGACGGGTTCACGCTGGCCCAGGAAATCCGCAAGCTCGATAAACACATCCCGATCCTTTTCCTGACGGCCAAGTCCCTGCAGGAAGACAAGATCAGGGGCTTTGAGCTGGGTGGTGATGATTACCTCACTAAACCGTTCAGCATGGAAGAACTGCTGATGCGCATGAAAGCCATCCTCAGGCGGGTGAATGAAGGGAAAGACACTGAAAACAAATCCTCTGTTTACAAGCTCGGCAAGCTGACTTTCGATTACAACAGGCAATTGCTGAACACCCCTGGCGGAGAAAACAAGCTGACTTCCAAGGAGGCGGAGCTGTTGCGCCTCTTATGCGAAAACGCCAACGACGTGCTCGACCGCAGCGTGGCACTGAACCGTATCTGGCAGGATGACAGCTATTTCAATGCCCGCAGCATGGATGTTTATATCACCAAACTGAGGAAATACCTGAAGGAAGATCCGTCAGTAGAGCTGCTGAACGTGCATGGAATAGGGTTCAAACTCGTTTTACCCTAATTAATAATTCTCCTTTTCACTTTTCCTGTTGGAGAATACGGGCAAATAGGCCCGAGTTCATACTTTTTATCGTCCAGAACATCATACAGCGCCCCGGAAGAAAGGGAGCGGGTTGTGTTTGTAAGCACGATAATTGTTTTTTCCTGGTCGAGATCACGGATAAAGTAGGAGCGGAAACCTTTCCACCACCCGAAATGATAAACGGTATTGACCCGGACGGCCTTGATCCGCCAGCCGAAACCGTAATTGTCGCGCCACTTGGAGAACCGCGGGCTTCCTTCGGTATAAGCCTCATTAAGTGTGGTTTCGCTGACCAGCAAGCTCTTATAGAGTGCCTGGTCCCATTTAAAGAGATCTTCCACGGTAGTATAAACTCCTTTATCGCCCACGACCCCGTTCTGGTAATGGTTTAGCTCCTCCCTCGGCATACCCCGGCTGGGACGGTGGCCGGCAATTCCCACCTGCACGTATTGCGGGATTTTCTTCCCTTCTTCAAGGTGGTAGATGAAGGAATCTCCCATATCCAATGGGTCAAATATCTTTTCCCTTATAAACTGGTCGAACGGTTTTTTAGTGATCCTTTCAACCACCGATGCGAGGAGGGCATAGTTGGAATTGCAGTAATCGAAGCCATTCCCGGCCGAAAAATACCGCGGCGGTTGATAGTCGGCCATGATCCTGATCATATCTTCATTGGTCAGTGGTTTGGTTTGATCCCAGTAATTGTCGGAAAAATGCATGTAATCAGGTAACCCGGAACGATGGTTCAGCAGGTGGCGGATGGTGATGCCAGGGTAAGGCAGCTCGGGAATGTACTGCCTGACGCTGTCATCGTAATCCAGCAGTCCTTCCTCTTTCAGGATCATGATGGCCATGGCGGTGAACATTTTCGACACGGAAGCAAGCTGGAAGGCGGAAGAAACCGTCAGGCGCTTTTTTGTCTTAAAATCATCATAACCGTAAGCCTTTTTAAAAACCAGCCGCCCTTTTTCCCCGTATAGGACGCATCCGTTAAAGCCGGCTTTGATCTGCATTGTGCTGAAGACGCTGTCGATGACCTTCGCTTTTTTAGCCATAGTGATCTTGTCGAGATCGATGAAGAGGCTGTCGGCGGGGAATGCATGGCGTCTAATATACCGGGGCGATTCTTTTATCTCTTGTGTCAGGTAAAGAATAGCCGCTACCAACCCGATGGCCGCACCGATCGGGAGAAAGATATATTTGAGCAGTTGTTTGAAAAGCCGTTTCAATCCTTAAAAAATCCGGGTAAAAATAGGGTTTTTACAGCCCGCTCATTTACATGTTCCCTTAATTTATGATTAATTTCCGGGTAACAGTTTGTTTTGAAATCTTTATTCTGATCAGGTAAAGTCCTGGTTTGAGGTGAGACAGATCTTTGTTAAAATAAGCAGTGCCAGGAGATACAGAACACACAAATCGTCCGGAAAAATCGAAAATATCCAGCTGGTCGATGGATTCCCGGGATTCTACACTTACAATTTCATATACCGGATTATAGAAAACCGATATTGGTGAATTTGTCATTTCGTCTAAAGAATTTATATTCACCTGCTGGCAGGTTGGCTCTGTAAAACCACTTTCACAAATATCACTTTCAGAAGCCCAATAGGCTGACATAAAGAAGCAATACTCTCCGGATTCATTTACACAATAGGGATTGGGTATGGGATCACTGAGTGAATACATGGCAATAAATTCACCATCCTTTTGGACATAAGTTATTATATCAACCAGCTCCCGCCGATCATTTTCATTGTATTCCAATACTATACAAGTATCGTTCAAGAGATATGACCCCAGGCTGTAGGGCGGAGGATAACATTCCCGGTAAACAGAGATGTTATCAATTCCCCAGTAATGAATATGCGAAGAATTTTCACCCTGGGCGACAAATCTGATCCTGAACACTTTGTTCATACTAAATGCATTGATATTAATGGTATCCCTGGTCCACCCAAATGATCCGGTTTGGTTGCTGTAATCCTGGACTGTAGAATATTCTTCGGATTGATGGTCCCAGATCTGGACGATAAAATGTTCGGTTCCGGAACTATCTGCGGATGATAAGTACAAGTCATATCCGAGAAAGATATAGCCTTCGGTCATACCGAATGCATTGAGGTAATAGCTTTCCAGCGACTCAACATAATCCGTCAAAGGTATTTCAGGTTCGAATACGGCTGAAGGAGCGCTATTTCCTGTATCAACAGAAATTATCCAATTATCTGAACTTATTACCCAATCGCTGGTCGAGAATGATCCCAGGTTCCAGTTTTCCTCAAACGGCAGATCAAATCCATAAATACAACTGACAATTTCACAATCAGGTTCCGATTCGATGGTTTCACCGGGATATCCATTGTATGCCAAATCGCAGACCGCTGTAATACAATAAGTATGGATGCCGGGGGGTTGATTTGTAAAATAATGAGTGTAAACCGAATCGCCGGTATGTGGTAAGTATTCTAAAAATTCACCATTTCGATAAAAATTGAATCCCAGCAAGG
The nucleotide sequence above comes from Bacteroidales bacterium. Encoded proteins:
- a CDS encoding beta-lactamase family protein, yielding MKRLFKQLLKYIFLPIGAAIGLVAAILYLTQEIKESPRYIRRHAFPADSLFIDLDKITMAKKAKVIDSVFSTMQIKAGFNGCVLYGEKGRLVFKKAYGYDDFKTKKRLTVSSAFQLASVSKMFTAMAIMILKEEGLLDYDDSVRQYIPELPYPGITIRHLLNHRSGLPDYMHFSDNYWDQTKPLTNEDMIRIMADYQPPRYFSAGNGFDYCNSNYALLASVVERITKKPFDQFIREKIFDPLDMGDSFIYHLEEGKKIPQYVQVGIAGHRPSRGMPREELNHYQNGVVGDKGVYTTVEDLFKWDQALYKSLLVSETTLNEAYTEGSPRFSKWRDNYGFGWRIKAVRVNTVYHFGWWKGFRSYFIRDLDQEKTIIVLTNTTRSLSSGALYDVLDDKKYELGPICPYSPTGKVKRRIIN
- a CDS encoding response regulator transcription factor, which produces MENKELKVLLAEDDKNLGAVLKAYLEAKGYHTTLCINGKEAFDIFNKKKIDFCIVDVMMPVKDGFTLAQEIRKLDKHIPILFLTAKSLQEDKIRGFELGGDDYLTKPFSMEELLMRMKAILRRVNEGKDTENKSSVYKLGKLTFDYNRQLLNTPGGENKLTSKEAELLRLLCENANDVLDRSVALNRIWQDDSYFNARSMDVYITKLRKYLKEDPSVELLNVHGIGFKLVLP
- a CDS encoding T9SS type A sorting domain-containing protein, with amino-acid sequence MIALIFSILFSGLFLSNPAASPPCDPPQIVYSTCGGGNVIINFQTTSPPSLLGFNFYRNGEFLEYLPHTGDSVYTHYFTNQPPGIHTYCITAVCDLAYNGYPGETIESEPDCEIVSCIYGFDLPFEENWNLGSFSTSDWVISSDNWIISVDTGNSAPSAVFEPEIPLTDYVESLESYYLNAFGMTEGYIFLGYDLYLSSADSSGTEHFIVQIWDHQSEEYSTVQDYSNQTGSFGWTRDTININAFSMNKVFRIRFVAQGENSSHIHYWGIDNISVYRECYPPPYSLGSYLLNDTCIVLEYNENDRRELVDIITYVQKDGEFIAMYSLSDPIPNPYCVNESGEYCFFMSAYWASESDICESGFTEPTCQQVNINSLDEMTNSPISVFYNPVYEIVSVESRESIDQLDIFDFSGRFVCSVSPGTAYFNKDLSHLKPGLYLIRIKISKQTVTRKLIIN